From Chelatococcus sp. YT9, a single genomic window includes:
- a CDS encoding potassium/proton antiporter — protein sequence MNTIVFVNSLLFGGAGLVAIGILSSLMASRFGAPLLLVFILIGMVAGEAGPGGILFDDYRAMYLIGSLALAIILFDGGLRTRLASVRGGAAPAVLLATVGVVITAGLTGLVAMPLLNLDYLQGFLTGSIVASTDAAAVFFLMRARGLQLKRRVNATIEVESATNDPVAVFLVVLLVTLIGAQGHAGLDSEIANIPLHLMRQCLIGGGLGIGGGLAIAWLINRVTLPAGLHPLFVISLAVMIYGLAGILDGSGFIAVYLAGLVVGNRPVRAFASILSFHDAATWLCQIIMFLVLGLLVSPERLMAHALPALAVAAFLMLVGRPVAVWLCLTPFRFSRQEKTFVSWVGLRGAVSIFLAAIPQLTQVPDAELYFNVAFFVVLVSLLVQGWSVAFVARHTGVALADPAPEISRVEIDLPGKVDLEMVGYPLLADSPVIQRGTLPSWARAVLIVRNDSVLTPEEAGVLSVGDYGYFLVPPDRIRRLDRLFAAFEGHQSRALTAVFTFSPDIKFADLASAYGVEPDESLQGLTLGAMFADTFEEGVREGDRLDIGNITLIARSVRDGVVTAIALIVGDTAEDAPLAQSRIVAPALARIRAAAQHTANRIAEVLHRRSSGRVK from the coding sequence ATGAACACGATCGTTTTCGTCAACTCGCTGCTCTTCGGCGGCGCCGGGCTTGTGGCCATCGGCATTCTGTCCAGCCTGATGGCCTCCCGTTTCGGCGCGCCCTTGCTCCTGGTGTTCATTCTGATCGGCATGGTGGCGGGCGAAGCAGGGCCGGGCGGCATCCTTTTCGACGACTACCGGGCCATGTATCTCATTGGCTCCCTGGCGCTGGCCATCATCCTCTTCGATGGTGGGCTCCGCACCCGGCTGGCCAGCGTCCGTGGCGGTGCTGCCCCGGCGGTGCTGCTTGCCACGGTTGGTGTCGTCATCACCGCCGGGCTCACCGGCCTCGTGGCCATGCCACTCCTCAACCTGGATTATCTGCAAGGATTTCTGACAGGCTCGATCGTTGCATCCACCGATGCCGCGGCCGTGTTCTTTCTCATGCGGGCGCGAGGTCTGCAGCTCAAGCGCCGGGTGAACGCCACCATCGAGGTCGAATCGGCGACCAACGATCCGGTCGCCGTCTTCCTGGTGGTACTGCTCGTTACCCTCATAGGCGCGCAGGGACATGCCGGGCTTGATTCGGAGATCGCCAACATCCCGCTGCATCTGATGCGCCAATGCTTGATCGGTGGTGGCCTTGGCATAGGCGGGGGGCTCGCCATCGCCTGGCTCATCAATCGGGTCACTCTGCCGGCTGGCCTCCATCCGCTGTTCGTCATCTCGCTCGCCGTGATGATCTACGGACTCGCTGGCATTCTCGATGGTTCGGGCTTCATCGCCGTCTATCTCGCCGGCCTCGTCGTCGGCAACCGTCCCGTGAGGGCCTTCGCCTCGATCCTGAGCTTCCATGATGCGGCGACGTGGCTCTGCCAAATCATCATGTTTCTCGTCCTCGGCCTGCTCGTCTCCCCCGAGAGGCTGATGGCGCATGCGTTGCCGGCCCTTGCCGTCGCAGCTTTTCTCATGCTGGTTGGTCGTCCCGTGGCGGTCTGGCTCTGCCTGACACCCTTCCGCTTCAGCCGCCAGGAAAAGACCTTCGTCTCATGGGTCGGTCTGCGTGGCGCCGTATCAATCTTCCTCGCTGCCATCCCCCAGCTGACGCAGGTGCCTGACGCCGAGCTCTATTTCAACGTGGCCTTCTTCGTGGTGCTGGTCTCGTTGCTGGTGCAGGGCTGGAGCGTGGCCTTCGTGGCGCGGCACACGGGGGTTGCCCTGGCCGATCCGGCTCCGGAGATCAGCCGCGTCGAGATTGATCTGCCGGGCAAGGTCGACTTGGAGATGGTTGGCTATCCGCTTCTCGCCGACAGTCCCGTTATCCAGCGTGGCACTCTGCCGTCCTGGGCGCGAGCGGTCTTGATCGTGCGCAACGATTCTGTGCTCACGCCGGAGGAGGCAGGCGTGCTCAGCGTCGGTGATTACGGCTATTTCCTGGTCCCACCAGATCGTATCCGCCGGCTGGACCGCCTGTTCGCCGCATTCGAGGGCCACCAGAGCCGTGCTTTGACGGCCGTGTTCACCTTCTCGCCGGACATCAAGTTCGCCGATCTCGCCAGCGCCTATGGCGTCGAGCCGGACGAGAGCTTGCAAGGTCTGACATTGGGCGCGATGTTCGCCGACACCTTCGAGGAAGGCGTGCGCGAAGGCGATCGGCTCGATATCGGCAATATCACCCTGATCGCCCGCAGCGTGCGGGATGGCGTCGTGACGGCGATCGCCCTCATCGTCGGCGACACTGCGGAGGACGCGCCCCTGGCCCAATCGCGTATTGTGGCGCCGGCTCTCGCGCGCATCCGTGCTGCCGCGCAACACACGGCCAACCGTATAGCAGAGGTTCTACACCGTCGGAGTTCAGGCCGCGTTAAGTGA
- a CDS encoding class II glutamine amidotransferase → MCRFLAYHGEPVLLEDLICASDHSLIHQSLHALECKTETNGDGFGLGWYGERPIPGIFRDLRPAWSDENLRSLCAQVRSPLFFAHVRAATGTATSRANCHPFSYGPWLFMHNGQIGDYVRIKRQLEAVLPDSLYDMRQGTTDSEVLFLLTLARVEAGMAPDDALADMLALVKNTMLAAGITAPLRFTATLSNGETTWAVRTACDDYPPSLYMLTRPRAVIFASEPLEMRRDGWQALPPHSIAVVQHGREATVTPFSVRAPSLNAA, encoded by the coding sequence ATGTGCCGCTTTCTTGCTTACCACGGTGAACCGGTGCTGCTGGAGGATCTGATCTGCGCCTCCGACCATTCCCTCATCCACCAGTCGTTGCATGCCCTGGAATGCAAGACGGAAACCAACGGCGATGGCTTCGGGCTGGGCTGGTATGGCGAGCGGCCCATCCCCGGTATCTTCCGCGATCTCCGACCGGCCTGGTCCGACGAGAACCTGCGCTCGCTCTGCGCGCAGGTGCGCTCGCCTCTCTTCTTCGCGCATGTGCGAGCAGCGACCGGCACAGCGACGAGCCGGGCCAACTGCCACCCGTTTTCCTATGGCCCATGGCTGTTCATGCATAATGGCCAGATTGGTGACTATGTCCGCATCAAGCGCCAGCTCGAGGCCGTCCTTCCCGACAGCCTCTATGACATGCGCCAGGGAACGACCGATTCCGAGGTTCTGTTCCTGCTGACGCTGGCGCGTGTCGAGGCTGGCATGGCGCCGGATGACGCACTCGCCGATATGCTCGCTCTCGTGAAGAACACCATGCTCGCGGCTGGCATCACAGCGCCGCTGCGTTTTACCGCCACGCTTTCGAACGGGGAGACCACGTGGGCGGTTCGCACGGCATGCGATGACTATCCCCCCAGTCTTTATATGCTCACCCGGCCACGGGCGGTCATTTTCGCCTCCGAACCCCTGGAAATGCGCCGCGACGGCTGGCAGGCCCTGCCTCCCCACTCAATTGCCGTCGTGCAGCATGGCAGGGAGGCGACGGTCACACCCTTCTCGGTACGTGCGCCTTCACTTAACGCGGCCTGA
- a CDS encoding sodium:proton antiporter produces the protein MKKGSIIAASATAFLASAFPAAAAELDGSSLALLWATPFVGILLSIALGPLFFAHVWEHHYGKIALIWGILTALPLALLEGADVAFEALMHTALLEYVPFIALLFALFTCAGGILVRGNLRGSPATNTAILAIGAGLASIIGTTGAAMVLIRPLLRANDDRRHNAHVVVFFIFLVANIGGSLTPLGDPPLFLGFLRGVDFFWTTQHLLPQTLLVVGILLGGFFLLDWRLYKREEIGPRLRDPTPESRLGVEGLANFVLIGVIIAAVLVSATWKPGIAFDLPGARVELQNVLRDIVFVLVALASLALTRQGIRQANGFSWGPILEVAKLFAAIFTCMIPVMAMLRAGSSGAFAPLVNLVTGPAGEPVPVAYFWLTGILSSFLDNAPTYLVFFELAGGDAQHLMREGALILTAISAGAVFMGANSYIGNAPNFMVYAIARHRGVKMPSFFGYMLWSGGILIPVFLLVTLLFYL, from the coding sequence TTGAAAAAGGGCAGTATCATCGCAGCGAGCGCCACCGCCTTCCTGGCCAGCGCGTTCCCAGCCGCGGCGGCTGAACTCGATGGCTCTTCTCTGGCGCTGCTTTGGGCCACGCCCTTTGTCGGGATCCTCTTGTCGATCGCGCTCGGACCGCTGTTTTTTGCCCATGTTTGGGAGCATCATTATGGCAAGATCGCCCTGATCTGGGGTATTTTAACGGCTCTCCCGCTCGCGCTCCTCGAGGGTGCGGATGTTGCCTTCGAGGCGCTCATGCATACGGCGCTTCTGGAATATGTGCCGTTCATCGCGCTTCTCTTCGCGCTCTTCACCTGCGCCGGCGGCATCCTGGTGCGCGGCAACCTGCGCGGCAGTCCCGCGACGAACACCGCCATCCTTGCCATCGGGGCGGGTCTCGCCAGCATCATCGGCACGACGGGCGCCGCCATGGTGCTCATCCGTCCGCTGCTGCGCGCCAACGACGATCGCCGGCACAATGCCCATGTGGTCGTGTTCTTCATCTTCCTCGTGGCGAATATCGGCGGTTCGCTGACGCCGCTTGGTGACCCGCCGCTGTTTCTGGGTTTTCTACGCGGCGTGGATTTTTTCTGGACCACGCAGCACCTCCTCCCTCAGACGCTGCTCGTCGTGGGGATCCTCCTGGGGGGCTTCTTCCTCCTGGATTGGCGCCTCTACAAACGGGAGGAAATCGGCCCCCGTCTGCGCGATCCGACCCCCGAGAGCCGTCTTGGGGTCGAAGGGTTGGCGAATTTCGTCCTGATCGGTGTGATCATCGCCGCCGTTCTCGTCAGCGCGACCTGGAAGCCGGGCATAGCCTTCGATCTCCCCGGTGCGCGGGTCGAGTTGCAGAACGTGCTGCGTGATATCGTGTTCGTGCTGGTGGCGCTGGCCTCGCTGGCCCTGACCCGGCAAGGTATCCGGCAAGCCAATGGATTCAGCTGGGGCCCGATCCTTGAGGTCGCCAAGCTCTTCGCCGCGATTTTCACCTGCATGATCCCGGTTATGGCCATGCTCAGGGCGGGCTCCTCCGGCGCATTTGCGCCGCTGGTCAACCTCGTGACCGGCCCTGCGGGAGAACCTGTGCCGGTCGCCTATTTCTGGCTGACCGGCATTCTGTCCTCCTTCCTCGATAACGCGCCTACCTATCTCGTCTTCTTCGAGCTGGCGGGCGGGGATGCCCAGCACCTCATGCGCGAGGGGGCGCTGATCTTGACAGCGATCTCGGCCGGCGCCGTTTTCATGGGGGCCAACAGCTATATCGGCAACGCGCCGAATTTCATGGTCTATGCCATCGCTCGCCACCGCGGCGTCAAGATGCCGAGCTTCTTTGGCTATATGCTGTGGTCGGGCGGCATTCTCATTCCGGTATTTCTGCTGGTGACGTTGTTGTTCTACCTGTGA
- the gyrB gene encoding DNA topoisomerase (ATP-hydrolyzing) subunit B, translated as MAEPARDVNEESYGADSIKVLKGLDAVRKRPGMYIGDTDDGSGLHHMVYEVVDNAIDEALAGHATQVTVTLNADGSVTVSDNGRGIPTDIHPGEGISAAEVIMTQLHAGGKFDQNSYKVSGGLHGVGVSVVNALSTWLKVRIWRGGKEHFVEFRHGNVVAPLAVVGEAPVDKRGTEVSFLASPETFSMVEYDYATLEHRLRELAFLNSGVRIILTDNRHAERKVEELFYEGGVEAFVHYLDRTKSSLLDKPIVIRGERDGVGVEVALWWNDSYHENVLVFTNNIPQRDGGTHLAGFRGALTRQITGYAESSGLSKKEKVGLTGDDCREGLTAVVSVKVPDPKFSSQTKDKLVSSEVRPAVEGVVNEALAIWLEENPSDAKTVVGKVVEAAAAREAARKARELTRRKGALDIASLPGKLADCQERDPAKAELFIVEGDSAGGSAKQGRNREYQAVLPLRGKILNVERARFDKMLSSEQIGTLITALGTGIGREDFNADKLRYHKIIIMTDADVDGSHIRTLLLTFFFRQMPELIERGHIFIAQPPLYKVTRGKSQQYLKDERALEDYLLEGGLDGALLRFANGEERAGLDLRALVDESRLVRHVLSNLHTRYDRAVVEQAAIAGALRPQVAEEPETANEAAAYIARRLDALAEETERGWEGRAEAGGFVFSRVVRGVKQVASLDAALLASSEARKLDEHAASLQTYARPSKLIRRNEEIAVDGPVSLFNAVATTGRKGIQLQRYKGLGEMNPDQLWSTTLDRDVRSLLQVKIKEVTDADDIFVKLMGDTVEPRREFIQANALNVANLDV; from the coding sequence ATGGCTGAACCCGCCCGCGACGTGAACGAAGAGTCCTATGGCGCCGATTCCATCAAGGTGCTCAAGGGCCTCGATGCCGTCCGCAAGCGCCCGGGCATGTATATCGGCGATACCGACGATGGCTCCGGCCTCCACCACATGGTGTACGAGGTCGTGGACAACGCGATCGACGAGGCGCTCGCCGGTCATGCGACGCAGGTCACCGTGACGCTGAATGCCGACGGCTCCGTCACCGTATCCGATAACGGCCGCGGGATCCCGACTGACATTCACCCCGGCGAGGGCATTTCAGCGGCCGAGGTCATCATGACCCAGCTGCATGCGGGCGGGAAGTTCGACCAGAATTCCTACAAGGTCTCCGGCGGCCTGCATGGCGTTGGCGTATCCGTGGTCAACGCACTGTCGACCTGGCTGAAGGTGCGCATCTGGCGCGGCGGCAAGGAGCATTTCGTCGAGTTTCGGCATGGCAACGTGGTAGCGCCGCTCGCCGTCGTCGGTGAAGCCCCGGTGGACAAGCGCGGCACGGAAGTCTCCTTCCTCGCCTCGCCCGAAACCTTCAGCATGGTGGAATACGACTACGCCACCCTGGAGCATCGCCTGCGTGAACTGGCGTTCCTGAACTCCGGCGTGCGCATTATCCTGACGGACAATCGCCATGCCGAGCGCAAGGTCGAGGAGCTGTTCTACGAGGGGGGCGTCGAGGCCTTCGTCCACTATCTAGACCGCACCAAATCGTCCCTTCTCGACAAGCCAATCGTGATTCGCGGGGAGCGCGACGGCGTCGGCGTCGAGGTGGCTCTCTGGTGGAACGACAGCTACCACGAGAATGTGCTCGTCTTCACGAACAATATCCCCCAGCGGGACGGCGGAACCCATCTTGCCGGCTTCCGAGGCGCCCTCACGCGCCAGATCACCGGCTATGCCGAAAGCTCGGGCCTCTCCAAGAAAGAGAAGGTCGGCCTGACCGGTGACGATTGCCGCGAGGGTCTGACAGCCGTTGTTTCCGTGAAGGTACCGGACCCGAAGTTCTCGTCCCAGACCAAGGACAAGCTCGTGTCGTCGGAGGTCCGGCCGGCGGTCGAGGGCGTCGTCAACGAGGCGCTCGCGATCTGGCTCGAGGAGAACCCCTCCGATGCCAAGACCGTGGTCGGTAAGGTGGTGGAAGCGGCGGCCGCGCGCGAAGCCGCCCGCAAGGCGCGTGAGTTGACCCGGCGCAAGGGCGCGCTCGATATTGCCTCGCTCCCCGGCAAGCTTGCCGACTGTCAGGAGCGCGATCCGGCCAAGGCGGAACTCTTCATCGTCGAGGGTGACTCGGCCGGTGGATCCGCCAAACAGGGCCGCAACCGGGAATATCAGGCCGTGCTGCCGCTGCGTGGCAAGATCCTCAATGTCGAGCGCGCGCGCTTCGACAAGATGCTGTCCTCGGAGCAGATCGGCACGCTGATCACCGCCCTCGGGACCGGCATCGGCCGCGAGGATTTCAATGCCGACAAGCTGCGCTACCACAAGATCATCATCATGACGGACGCGGACGTGGACGGCAGCCACATCCGCACGTTGCTGCTCACCTTCTTCTTCCGGCAGATGCCGGAGCTGATCGAGCGCGGGCATATCTTCATCGCCCAGCCGCCCCTCTATAAGGTCACCCGCGGCAAGTCGCAGCAGTATCTCAAGGACGAGCGTGCGCTGGAAGACTATCTCCTTGAGGGTGGGCTCGACGGAGCCCTGCTGCGTTTCGCCAACGGCGAGGAGCGAGCAGGGCTCGACCTGAGGGCTCTCGTCGATGAGTCGCGGCTCGTGCGGCATGTCCTCAGCAACCTCCACACCCGCTATGACCGCGCCGTCGTGGAGCAAGCTGCCATCGCCGGTGCGCTGCGCCCGCAGGTGGCTGAAGAGCCTGAGACCGCGAATGAGGCCGCCGCTTACATCGCGCGCCGTCTCGACGCTCTTGCAGAGGAAACGGAACGTGGCTGGGAAGGCCGCGCCGAAGCGGGCGGCTTCGTCTTCAGCCGGGTCGTTCGCGGCGTCAAGCAGGTGGCGAGCCTCGATGCCGCGCTGCTCGCCTCGTCCGAGGCCCGGAAGCTCGACGAGCATGCAGCCAGCCTGCAGACCTACGCGCGCCCCTCGAAGCTCATCCGCCGCAACGAGGAAATCGCCGTGGACGGGCCGGTCAGCCTGTTCAACGCGGTGGCGACCACGGGCCGCAAGGGCATTCAGCTGCAGCGCTACAAGGGGCTCGGCGAGATGAATCCGGACCAGCTCTGGTCCACCACGCTCGACCGCGATGTGCGCTCCCTGCTGCAGGTGAAGATCAAGGAAGTCACCGACGCGGACGATATCTTCGTCAAGCTGATGGGAGATACGGTGGAGCCGCGCCGTGAGTTCATCCAGGCGAACGCCCTGAACGTGGCGAACCTCGACGTCTGA
- a CDS encoding LysE family translocator — translation MSGLDLISLAVFASVLAAAGASPGPAVAAILARVLARGAAGVAPFLAGLIVGDVIWLAAAVLGLAVVAQTFHGLFLMIRYLGAAYLLWLAWKLWFAPVSAVPGTSAEAGRGERGVRAFIGGLMLTLGNPKTMMFYLALLPNIINLADVRLLAFVELAGVIVAVLTGVFTGYVLLATRVRRLFTSPRAMRWLNRGSGTVMAGAAVAVATR, via the coding sequence ATGTCCGGCCTTGACCTGATAAGCCTCGCCGTCTTCGCCAGCGTGCTCGCCGCGGCGGGCGCATCGCCCGGGCCGGCGGTCGCCGCCATTCTGGCGCGCGTGCTTGCGCGCGGAGCGGCAGGCGTCGCTCCCTTTCTAGCCGGCCTTATTGTCGGGGACGTCATCTGGCTGGCGGCCGCGGTGCTCGGTCTCGCCGTGGTCGCCCAGACATTCCATGGGCTCTTCCTCATGATCCGATATCTCGGCGCGGCCTACCTGCTTTGGTTGGCGTGGAAGCTCTGGTTCGCACCGGTTTCGGCCGTTCCTGGAACCAGCGCTGAAGCGGGTCGCGGTGAGCGGGGCGTGCGCGCTTTCATCGGCGGTCTCATGCTCACGCTGGGCAACCCGAAAACCATGATGTTCTACCTCGCGCTGCTGCCCAACATCATCAATCTGGCGGATGTTCGCCTTCTGGCCTTCGTCGAGCTTGCCGGCGTCATCGTCGCTGTATTGACCGGCGTGTTCACCGGCTATGTGCTTCTGGCGACGCGCGTTCGCCGGCTCTTCACCTCCCCGCGCGCCATGCGTTGGCTCAATCGGGGCAGTGGGACCGTGATGGCCGGCGCAGCCGTTGCGGTGGCAACGCGATAA